CCAGTACTTTTCACCGCCACAAAAAACACCCCGTCAAATCGTGGGTCGCGGCTTTGCCTTGCTGTTTGCCATTGTTGGCTAGTCATAATTATTCTCGTTACACGCTAATACCGTTAGCTTAACTGAATATTATTTTTTGACTAGCCAGTTTCGGACCTTAACTATTTAAACAGCTATTTAACTGCGGCTAAATATCGGCGTTCAACTTCCGGCCAATTGATCACTTCGTAAAATGCCGCAATATATTCAGGGCGACGATTTTGATACTTCAAGTAATACGCATGTTCCCACACATCAAGCCCTAAAATAGGCGTATGATTATGCATTAATGGGCTATCTTGATTGAGGCTACTTTCAACGACCAACTGGTTATTTTCATCAACACATAACCACGCCCAGCCACTGCCAAAGCGGCTTACCGCGGCATTAGTAAATTGCTCTTTAAATGCGTCAAAGCTACCAAATGTATCAACTATTGCAGTGTTTAACTCTGCACTTGGCGTACCGCCGCCATTAGGAGACATAACTTGCCAAAATAATGAGTGATTATGATGACCACCCACATGCTCTTGCACTGCTTTTTGTAAAGACTCAGGCATTGATGAAATAGTGCGTAGTAATGTTTCAGCATCATGCTCAGAGTAATGACTGCCCTCTAGTGCAGCATTCGCTTTATTGATATAGGTTTGATGATGCAAGGTGTGATGTATTTCCATGGTTTTCGCATCAATGTGCGGTTCAAGTGCATCATAGTCATAAGCTAAATCGGGTAATGTAAAAGGCATACTGATTCCTTATCGTTAATGTAATAACTGCGTTTTATGGGGATAGTCAGCTAATAGCTGGTTGATTCGGTTAATGAGTGTCGGAAATGCCGATGCCATGCTCGCAAACTTAACCAGCTCATAATAGGTTTTATGATGATGGTGCAGCACCAAGGTGCGAACTTGCTGCTCTGGGTGATTTAATAGCACGCTTAATCGTTGATGAGCATGACAAAGCCAGGTGCAGGCTTTATCTGGTTTTTGCATGACTTTAAAAGTGTCGGCAAGATTCAAAGTGGCAACAACAAATGCTGCATTACAATGCTCTAACGAGCGAGTTACCGACTGGTTGATTGGGATATTAGAAAATTGCGCGAGTAGTGTTTCGGCGCAGCTGCTGGCAACCGTGTAATGATCACGCGCAGTAATAAGCTCGCCAGATTCAAATGCTAAGTTGCCTTGATAAATTGCACTTTGCCAAGGGGCCAGCGCGTCATCAATGGCGTTCGAAGTTAACGGTGTGTGGCGTGTTGTTTGAGTCATAAAAATCACCTGCACTTATACCAATCATTCTATGTGTATTTAAACTACACACAGAAAAGGTTAAATGCAAATGATTTTTATTTATATTGTTACTTGCTGATTTTAAGCTATATCAACATTACTTATTGATGCGCAAAGTCGATAAGCTCTTGGCCTGTTAGGCGGTAAATAATCCATTCGTTTTGCGGTTTAGCACCTATGCTGTCGTAAAAATCAATGGCTGGTTTATTCCAATCAAGTACCACCCACTCAAAACGACCACAGTCTTTTTCGAGTGCTTGCTTAGCAAGATATTGCATAATTTGCTTACCAGCGCCTTTACCGCGGCTGTCAGCACTGACGTAAAGGTCTTCTAAATAC
The nucleotide sequence above comes from Pseudoalteromonas shioyasakiensis. Encoded proteins:
- a CDS encoding superoxide dismutase encodes the protein MPFTLPDLAYDYDALEPHIDAKTMEIHHTLHHQTYINKANAALEGSHYSEHDAETLLRTISSMPESLQKAVQEHVGGHHNHSLFWQVMSPNGGGTPSAELNTAIVDTFGSFDAFKEQFTNAAVSRFGSGWAWLCVDENNQLVVESSLNQDSPLMHNHTPILGLDVWEHAYYLKYQNRRPEYIAAFYEVINWPEVERRYLAAVK